One bacterium CG_4_10_14_0_2_um_filter_33_32 genomic window, ATCTTGTCTATTAAACCGTATTTCTTAGCTTCTTCGGGTGACATAAAAAAGTCTCTATCGGTATCTTTTTCAATTTTAGACAAAGATTGCTTTGTGTGTTTAGCCAAAATAGCGTTAGTCTGCTGTTTCATTCTAAGCATTTCTTTGGTTTGAATTTCAACATCTGTTGCCTGGCCTTGAGCCCCGCCCATTATTTGATGAATCATTATTCTGGCATTTGGCAAGGAAAATCTTTTACCGTCTTTGCCAGCTGCTAACAATAAAGCCGCAGCCGAGGCAGCCTGACCAACGCATATTGTTGATATATCAGCTTTAACATATTGCATAGTATCATAAATTGCCAAACCAGCGGTTACAATACCACCAGGACTGTTAACA contains:
- a CDS encoding ATP-dependent Clp protease proteolytic subunit, yielding MSKSDKIISQLVPMVIEKSQFGERAYDIFSRLLKDRIIFVGTPINDDIANLVIAQLLFLTGENEDKDIKLYVNSPGGIVTAGLAIYDTMQYVKADISTICVGQAASAAALLLAAGKDGKRFSLPNARIMIHQIMGGAQGQATDVEIQTKEMLRMKQQTNAILAKHTKQSLSKIEKDTDRDFFMSPEEAKKYGLIDKII